The following coding sequences lie in one Deinococcus malanensis genomic window:
- a CDS encoding PDZ domain-containing protein, which yields MSLTRWISLSFALVLGGALAAPLTTPVLTGRIVDWPPGETGVIQLESVVQGPDNTVFATGTIDATGQFRLTLPSAEKVQPTLAPLAKWMASPSNQAQGCSAKGTVTPSQGGLRFFQLFSYRGGQRFGDVTLRSSSQRFLPAGQTEAQLTFFGWTGAAALKIEGTITCRDLISTYQGTFPAGWHLLPGQVTGRQDGQTMERVTAAALPGTLAWRQYVEFGGIGVQFDLTWSGAGALITGVTPDGPAARAGVRAGDQVVEVDGRSVSGLTLPQIMSRVAGPAGVPVTLGLRRGGQEAMLRVMVTRTLQRIP from the coding sequence ATGTCATTGACTCGTTGGATTTCGCTGTCCTTCGCCCTCGTCCTGGGTGGCGCCCTGGCCGCGCCCCTGACCACCCCGGTGCTGACCGGCCGCATCGTCGACTGGCCGCCCGGCGAGACTGGCGTCATTCAGCTCGAGTCCGTCGTGCAAGGGCCAGACAACACGGTCTTCGCTACCGGTACCATCGACGCTACCGGCCAGTTCCGCCTGACCCTTCCCTCTGCTGAGAAGGTGCAGCCTACCCTCGCACCTCTGGCGAAATGGATGGCCTCCCCCTCGAACCAGGCGCAGGGCTGTTCAGCGAAAGGTACGGTTACGCCATCGCAGGGTGGCCTGCGGTTCTTTCAGCTGTTCAGCTACCGCGGTGGACAGCGGTTCGGAGATGTCACACTGCGCTCCTCCTCTCAGCGTTTCCTACCTGCCGGTCAGACCGAAGCTCAGCTCACGTTTTTTGGCTGGACAGGCGCGGCTGCCCTCAAGATTGAAGGCACCATCACGTGCAGGGACCTGATCTCAACCTACCAGGGAACCTTTCCGGCCGGCTGGCACCTGCTTCCTGGTCAGGTAACGGGGCGTCAGGATGGCCAGACCATGGAACGGGTGACGGCCGCGGCCCTTCCAGGCACACTGGCCTGGAGGCAGTATGTGGAGTTCGGTGGGATCGGCGTGCAGTTCGATCTCACCTGGAGTGGCGCAGGCGCGCTCATTACGGGGGTAACGCCGGATGGGCCGGCCGCGCGGGCGGGTGTGCGGGCTGGGGATCAGGTGGTGGAGGTGGACGGACGCAGCGTGTCGGGTCTGACGCTGCCGCAGATCATGTCGCGGGTGGCGGGGCCCGCGGGCGTGCCAGTCACCTTGGGCCTCAGGAGAGGGGGGCAGGAGGCCATGCTCCGCGTGATGGTGACCCGCACCCTCCAGCGTATTCCGTGA
- a CDS encoding TolB family protein, whose amino-acid sequence MMSPHQVAALPRPKVAFAGAMLTCALVACGQPVAQTHAPPSLTLRSQTYPGTNGKIAFVHSPGWNTLGDIHTINPDGTGRINLTNHPAGDSNPVWSPDGRHIAFESNRDTNPGIYVMNADGSEVRSLTSTLGVARNPSWSPDGSYATGLTRSR is encoded by the coding sequence ATGATGTCTCCCCACCAGGTTGCCGCTCTGCCAAGACCCAAGGTTGCCTTCGCTGGTGCCATGCTGACGTGTGCGCTCGTCGCGTGCGGACAACCAGTGGCACAAACCCATGCCCCCCCGTCCCTGACGCTGCGGTCACAGACCTACCCGGGAACCAACGGAAAGATTGCTTTCGTCCACTCTCCAGGCTGGAATACACTCGGAGACATCCACACGATCAACCCCGACGGGACCGGCCGGATCAACCTGACCAACCACCCGGCAGGAGACTCGAACCCCGTCTGGTCGCCCGATGGCCGTCACATTGCTTTCGAGTCCAACCGGGACACCAACCCCGGCATTTACGTGATGAACGCGGACGGTTCTGAAGTCAGAAGCCTGACCAGTACGCTCGGAGTCGCCCGAAATCCATCCTGGTCTCCGGACGGGAGTTATGCGACGGGCCTGACCCGCTCCCGGTAG
- a CDS encoding AraC family transcriptional regulator: MEDPREWLRPAPDGSWPLEALLDGAPGLIFFVKDVQGRYVSVNDTLRRRSGAQHKRDVLGRTAAEVFMGDPGRRFNEQDVQTVRDGRELRDVLEMYFGPQGEPSWCLTHKIRLRNGTGQVVGLIGISRDVPASIERHEDFARVAEALSYMHEHHSRSLRVSALAARAGLSEDSFERLMRRVCHMTPQQFLIKVRLDAAVSLLREPNLSISEIAHACGYSDHSAFTRKFRSVAGISPQAYRERVRPVA, translated from the coding sequence ATGGAAGATCCCAGGGAGTGGTTGCGCCCCGCGCCCGACGGAAGCTGGCCGCTGGAAGCTTTGCTCGACGGTGCACCCGGTTTGATCTTCTTCGTCAAGGACGTTCAGGGACGGTATGTCAGCGTGAACGACACCTTGCGGCGTCGCAGCGGAGCTCAGCATAAGCGGGACGTGCTGGGCCGCACAGCCGCAGAAGTCTTCATGGGGGATCCTGGGCGGCGCTTCAACGAGCAGGACGTGCAGACCGTCCGTGACGGCCGCGAACTCCGGGACGTTCTGGAAATGTACTTCGGTCCGCAGGGCGAGCCGAGCTGGTGCCTGACGCACAAGATCCGACTGCGCAACGGCACAGGTCAGGTGGTGGGCCTGATCGGGATTTCACGTGACGTTCCCGCCAGCATCGAGCGGCACGAGGATTTCGCGCGGGTCGCTGAGGCGCTGAGTTACATGCACGAGCATCACAGCCGGTCGCTCCGCGTTTCCGCACTGGCGGCGCGCGCCGGCTTATCGGAGGACAGTTTCGAGCGGCTGATGCGGCGGGTGTGCCACATGACGCCGCAGCAATTCCTGATCAAAGTCCGGCTGGACGCGGCGGTGAGCCTGCTTCGGGAACCGAATCTCTCCATCTCCGAGATCGCGCACGCCTGCGGATACAGCGATCACAGCGCCTTCACCCGAAAGTTCCGGTCGGTCGCAGGGATCAGCCCGCAGGCCTACCGGGAGCGGGTCAGGCCCGTCGCATAA
- a CDS encoding NAD(P)H-dependent oxidoreductase: MPHALIVHAHPEPDSFCSAQMREAAQALEAQGYTVEISDLYGMGWNPELGRDDFEHELVGHFKPQVEQVKAVNHGTFAPDVAAEIEKVQRADLLVFSFPMWWFSLPALLKGWVDRVFAMGVAYGGSVGRFETGGFQGRRAMLLFTTGSTEDMFGSGARDGEMDVILFHIQHGMFCFVGYSVLAPVMSFSPVRKTPEEREKQLRQVREAFSTLDARPVLSWNTGQAVPSH; this comes from the coding sequence ATGCCCCACGCTTTGATCGTTCACGCCCACCCGGAACCTGATTCCTTCTGCTCCGCCCAGATGAGGGAAGCTGCGCAGGCCCTTGAAGCTCAGGGCTACACGGTCGAGATCAGCGACCTGTATGGGATGGGCTGGAACCCTGAACTCGGCCGGGATGACTTCGAGCATGAGCTGGTCGGGCACTTCAAACCTCAGGTCGAGCAGGTCAAGGCCGTCAATCACGGCACCTTCGCCCCGGACGTGGCGGCGGAGATCGAGAAGGTGCAGCGGGCGGACCTGCTGGTGTTCTCCTTCCCGATGTGGTGGTTCTCCCTGCCGGCCCTGCTCAAAGGCTGGGTGGACCGGGTCTTCGCGATGGGCGTGGCCTACGGCGGCAGCGTCGGCCGCTTTGAGACAGGAGGTTTTCAGGGCCGGCGGGCCATGCTGCTGTTCACGACCGGCAGCACCGAGGACATGTTCGGTTCTGGGGCGCGGGACGGCGAGATGGATGTCATCCTGTTTCACATCCAGCATGGCATGTTCTGTTTCGTCGGGTACTCCGTCCTGGCTCCCGTCATGAGTTTCAGCCCGGTGCGCAAGACCCCGGAGGAACGCGAGAAGCAACTGAGGCAGGTGCGGGAGGCTTTCTCGACCCTGGACGCCCGGCCCGTGCTGTCGTGGAACACCGGGCAGGCTGTGCCGAGTCACTGA
- a CDS encoding acyltransferase family protein, whose translation MTGHIRVLTSLRFFAALIVVFFHFSFFPGAELPLRVQQLLGMGPTGVAFFFVLSGFILTYTYQRTFAASGLKWEAVRPFLQARIARVYPMHVLGLVLITPLTLAALPFESFPWGSWLRELLLVQVYSAGSQSVWNSPAWSIACEAVFYLTFPLVTVRLIRLRPQVNLYGLALGLAAVQVALHVLVVRAALAGTGGGFDFAYTSPALRIFEFMIGCVIGTAFLRGQAGDRRYQLGARGRLVTLLVAGAVILGGIALKGALPRGSEDLVTRVLGQTIHAYAAYTLPFAAIILAYASGPTVGSGLLSRPTLVLLGEASYSLYILHWVAFKALEALERAGYAVPFLAVGLTIAGLIGGSVLSLRLIELPLRDRLRPRRIFGSAHGGGPVSDSTLHHPAQQ comes from the coding sequence ATGACTGGTCACATCCGCGTTCTCACGAGTCTGCGTTTCTTTGCCGCCCTGATCGTGGTGTTCTTCCATTTCTCCTTTTTCCCTGGCGCGGAGCTCCCGTTACGCGTGCAGCAGTTACTGGGGATGGGACCAACCGGGGTGGCGTTCTTCTTCGTGCTCAGCGGCTTCATCCTCACGTATACCTACCAGCGCACGTTTGCGGCGTCCGGACTGAAGTGGGAGGCGGTCAGACCTTTTCTTCAGGCCCGGATCGCCCGCGTCTACCCCATGCATGTGCTGGGCCTGGTGTTGATCACCCCCCTGACGCTGGCTGCCTTGCCCTTCGAGAGCTTTCCGTGGGGGTCGTGGCTGCGTGAACTGCTCCTGGTGCAGGTGTACAGTGCCGGGTCCCAGTCCGTCTGGAATTCCCCGGCGTGGTCCATCGCGTGTGAAGCCGTGTTCTACCTGACGTTCCCCCTGGTTACCGTGCGCCTCATCCGCTTGCGGCCGCAGGTGAACCTGTACGGGCTAGCGCTGGGTCTGGCGGCTGTGCAAGTGGCATTGCACGTTCTGGTGGTGCGCGCTGCCCTGGCTGGCACCGGTGGTGGGTTCGATTTCGCGTATACCTCACCGGCCCTGCGAATCTTCGAATTCATGATCGGGTGCGTGATCGGCACGGCCTTCCTGCGCGGACAGGCAGGTGACCGCCGCTACCAGCTCGGTGCGCGTGGACGCCTGGTGACGCTGCTGGTGGCGGGGGCAGTCATTCTTGGGGGGATTGCGCTCAAGGGGGCGCTGCCGCGTGGGAGCGAAGACCTGGTCACCCGCGTGCTGGGGCAGACCATTCACGCGTACGCGGCGTACACCCTGCCGTTCGCGGCCATCATCCTCGCGTACGCGTCAGGGCCGACCGTGGGCTCTGGGCTGCTCTCGCGGCCCACCCTGGTGCTGCTGGGGGAGGCAAGTTACAGCCTGTACATCCTGCACTGGGTGGCGTTTAAGGCTCTGGAGGCCCTGGAGCGCGCTGGGTACGCGGTGCCGTTCCTGGCCGTCGGGCTGACTATTGCTGGGTTGATCGGGGGAAGCGTGCTGTCCTTGCGGTTGATCGAGTTGCCGCTGCGCGACCGGCTGCGGCCACGCAGGATATTCGGGTCCGCCCATGGTGGAGGACCAGTGTCCGATTCCACCCTTCATCATCCTGCACAGCAGTGA
- a CDS encoding SMI1/KNR4 family protein, which produces MQLSDIQPVPGARPVTQIDLDAFETSRGVTLSPHHRYLLLIQDGGVLPEGYVPIPDAPVLSAQPTFWHGLGSGELEDEYDWYEEMIGPDLVPFCSDPAGSVFCYRLQPTGTERISRVWSIARRTPGAGCRTRSTRSPKV; this is translated from the coding sequence ATGCAACTCAGTGACATCCAGCCGGTCCCCGGGGCACGCCCGGTCACCCAGATTGATCTGGACGCTTTCGAAACCTCCCGGGGCGTCACCCTGTCTCCCCACCACCGGTACCTGCTGCTCATCCAGGACGGCGGGGTGCTTCCTGAAGGATATGTTCCCATCCCGGATGCTCCCGTTCTGTCCGCGCAACCCACGTTTTGGCACGGCCTGGGCAGTGGGGAACTGGAAGACGAGTACGACTGGTATGAGGAGATGATCGGCCCTGACCTGGTTCCCTTTTGCTCAGACCCGGCCGGCAGCGTGTTCTGTTACCGGCTGCAACCGACCGGCACGGAACGTATTTCGCGAGTGTGGAGCATCGCACGGAGGACGCCTGGGGCCGGCTGTCGTACCCGCTCTACCCGGTCACCCAAGGTCTGA